Below is a genomic region from Halococcus agarilyticus.
ACGGACGGCTTCTTCGTCACGACTCGCGAGGGCGTCGCGTCGCTCTCGGTCGAACACGAGCGCGCGGGCCACGCGCTCGGCGAGGCGGAGCTGATGTGGCGGTGTAGCGACTGCGGCGAGATGGGCGAACTCGCCGACGACATCCCCGACGCCTGCCCGAACTGCGACGCGCCGAAGGAGT
It encodes:
- a CDS encoding DUF7130 family rubredoxin-like protein translates to MSQEPPDVAVGATVYTEEGEELGTVRGFDTDGFFVTTREGVASLSVEHERAGHALGEAELMWRCSDCGEMGELADDIPDACPNCDAPKEYLYYWTED